TCCATTGGAATTTCTTCATCCAATTCATCTTCATAATTCTTGATAGCATTTTCCTCACCTGTAACGGATGCATTTACAATTGCCTCACGACCTCCGTCTGTTAAGGCAGCTTTCATGTCCATCCATACTCTCCAGGTGTCGGCAATAATTCTTGTCCCTGCTTCTTCTGGGGAGGATTTGTCACTGAATGGAAGTAATTCTTGCTGGAATTTTTTGGTCTGTTGAGCATATTTTTCAAAAACAGATTTTAATTCTACGTCTTTAACATTTTTAGCAGCATTCATGTACCCTTCAATTCTTTCGTTGCAAACTTCCAGAATGTGATTTACATCTGATTGAACTTCTTTTTGATTTTTCATGTTATAAAATTTTAATGGTTAGTAATCTTTTTTCTGTATAAAAAATCGATCCAAATATTTTCCTGCAGTCTCTTTACTTGTTAATGCCAATTTACCAAGCTTTTCCCCCTGAAAAGTGCTTATTTCAGTAAAAACGCTCGTGTTTTATAATCATGTGCTAGTGTTTTATTTCCCCTTTTTGAGAATATTTTCCAAAAAATAGATGACATATAAAAATTCGAGCAAATGAAATTGCAGGGTTAATAAAACCTTGTTTTTATTATTTAGATTTCTTGCCAGGGTATTTCATTAAATCTGAGGAAGCCTTGCCCCAAACTGTATAAAAACCTCCATGAATTAACAAGCATTGTTAGGCTGTTCAGACCTGTGGGAGATGAAGCTGAAACAGGCTTATTCATTGGATTAGAAGCCTTAATTGTTAATTAAGGCATGGTATTTTATTAATAATTTTAGATAAATACAAACAGATAGATTGAATTTTTGACAGGTTTACAAAAGGGATAAGGGAAAAGCACCAATTCAAATCTGGAAGCTTTACTAATCAGAATAAAAAAATATAATTAATATAAGTTCATTTTTTAATAAACATCAAGGGCTTATTTAATAACAAGAGCTTATGGAAGTTTCCGAATTGAAATTTTTTTCTGAAAAAACTAGTCCTTTCATTAATTCAAAGGGGATTCAATTGAATTTTTTGAAAAACCAGTTGTTCGTAAAGTTTACATTTGATATGATGGTATTTACAGATACCAGTTGGGAATATATTAACCAGCGGCCGCGCCAAATTGTTCAAGAGATGGCCAAATACCAGCAAATTCTTTTTGTTGAAGAACCATTCATAGACCAAAGCATTCAAAAAGAACATTACCGCGTTATTAAAATAATTGATAATCTTATTGTTATTAAACCAGTGCTCAGGCATTTGGACGATTTGAAAAATGTGATCCATTCCTTATCAAAAAACACCAACATTCCTGTTGGTTGGTTCTCTTCTGCCACTTATTATCCTCTTATAAAAGAGTTTAGGTTTAAAAAGATAATCTATGATATAGAAAATGAACTAATAAGGCCTTCTGATATTATGGAAAGCAATGAGATGAAACTTATAAAAAAGA
This Bacteroidota bacterium DNA region includes the following protein-coding sequences:
- a CDS encoding PA2169 family four-helix-bundle protein; translation: MKNQKEVQSDVNHILEVCNERIEGYMNAAKNVKDVELKSVFEKYAQQTKKFQQELLPFSDKSSPEEAGTRIIADTWRVWMDMKAALTDGGREAIVNASVTGEENAIKNYEDELDEEIPMDLRSILEKQLSEIKSAYNHIQTYSTKSKF